In a single window of the Natronosalvus caseinilyticus genome:
- a CDS encoding DUF7344 domain-containing protein translates to MSQSRTASTTHDTPAVDESPISGSAPEDADTEEEPTLSKDEIFHLLQNERRRFVLQYLQGKDESVRMPDIAEQVAAWENDTTVEQLSSQERQRVYIPLYQSHLPKLDKAGIIDYNQSRGIVERKPLADEMDQYIDAERDGDGQGPDASARPDFASGRFVGFTGVSAMVFLGAVLEVTAFSPLSMAILFAVALLGYTLMTAEKFNDGVFGRTDQS, encoded by the coding sequence ATGAGTCAGTCACGAACCGCATCCACGACGCACGACACACCGGCCGTCGACGAATCCCCCATCAGCGGCTCCGCGCCCGAAGACGCAGACACGGAGGAAGAGCCCACCCTTTCGAAGGATGAAATCTTCCACCTGCTGCAAAACGAGCGTCGTCGCTTCGTCCTGCAGTACCTGCAGGGGAAAGACGAGTCCGTGCGCATGCCCGACATCGCAGAACAGGTAGCCGCCTGGGAGAACGACACGACGGTCGAGCAACTGTCCTCCCAGGAGCGCCAGCGCGTGTACATCCCGCTCTACCAGTCCCACCTGCCCAAGCTGGACAAGGCCGGGATCATCGACTACAACCAGAGTCGCGGCATCGTCGAGCGGAAACCCCTCGCCGACGAGATGGACCAATACATCGACGCCGAACGAGACGGCGACGGGCAGGGGCCCGACGCCAGCGCACGTCCCGACTTCGCGTCGGGTCGCTTCGTGGGCTTCACCGGCGTCTCGGCGATGGTGTTCCTCGGTGCCGTCCTCGAGGTCACGGCCTTCTCGCCGCTCTCGATGGCCATCCTGTTCGCCGTCGCGCTCCTGGGCTACACCCTGATGACGGCAGAGAAGTTCAACGACGGCGTCTTCGGCCGAACCGACCAGTCCTAA
- the uppS gene encoding polyprenyl diphosphate synthase gives MRSWLRRRINWGYERLLSSEVSGAPTHVAVIQDGNRRYARQRGDDAPDGHRAGADTTERVLEWCQEIGVEELTLYAFSTENFSRPEHEREALFDLLCEKLREFADADRVHDNGVCIRAIGDIERLPPRVRETIDYAESRTADYDRFVLNIALAYGGRTHLLEAARSVARDVEAGTLSPADIDVETIDERLYGQSVRDVDLIIRTGGDERTSNFLPWHANGNEAAVYFCAPYWPEFSKADFLRGIRTYEHREESWRRTRARRALALLGAVSEPELADARAILSRFRDSLPTAEQSAVDELENLSGDADGRVETVDSSGRVAD, from the coding sequence ATGAGGAGTTGGCTTCGCCGGCGGATCAACTGGGGCTACGAGCGGCTGCTTTCGAGCGAGGTCTCCGGCGCGCCGACACACGTCGCCGTGATCCAGGACGGAAACCGCCGCTACGCCCGTCAACGCGGCGACGACGCCCCCGATGGACACCGCGCCGGCGCCGACACGACCGAGCGGGTCCTCGAGTGGTGCCAGGAAATCGGCGTCGAGGAACTCACCCTCTACGCGTTCTCGACGGAGAACTTCTCCCGACCCGAACACGAACGGGAGGCGTTGTTCGACCTGCTCTGTGAGAAACTCCGGGAGTTCGCCGACGCCGACCGCGTCCACGACAACGGCGTTTGCATCCGCGCCATCGGCGACATCGAACGCCTGCCTCCCCGGGTTCGCGAGACGATCGACTATGCGGAGTCGCGGACTGCCGATTACGACCGGTTCGTCCTCAACATCGCACTTGCCTACGGCGGTCGGACCCACCTGCTCGAGGCCGCCCGGAGCGTCGCTCGAGACGTCGAGGCGGGCACGCTCTCGCCGGCGGACATCGACGTCGAGACGATCGACGAGCGCCTGTACGGCCAGTCGGTTCGTGACGTGGACCTGATCATCCGAACCGGCGGCGACGAACGAACCTCGAACTTCCTGCCCTGGCACGCCAATGGCAACGAGGCTGCGGTCTACTTCTGTGCGCCGTACTGGCCGGAGTTCTCCAAAGCCGACTTCCTGCGCGGGATCAGGACCTACGAACACCGCGAGGAATCCTGGCGACGGACGCGTGCTCGACGGGCGCTGGCGCTGCTGGGTGCCGTGAGCGAACCCGAACTCGCCGACGCGCGGGCGATCCTCTCGCGGTTTCGCGATTCCTTGCCGACGGCCGAACAGTCGGCGGTCGACGAACTCGAGAACCTGAGCGGCGATGCCGACGGACGAGTCGAAACGGTCGACTCGAGCGGGCGGGTGGCGGACTGA
- a CDS encoding DUF5778 family protein, whose translation MANTIDEDLYQRTKALLEPGDIQLNGAVVHTEYGSDEDVQMMQATIDVGDVIAEHAGHDPKDCFVYSGNDDPNFSSNQHQGLTLEDEDFVWECQQLLRQGTFDVVIYYEASADHEAILEDIEELGYDVTGVEG comes from the coding sequence ATGGCAAACACGATCGACGAGGACCTCTACCAGCGGACGAAGGCGTTGCTCGAGCCGGGGGACATCCAGCTCAACGGGGCAGTCGTCCACACCGAGTACGGCTCCGACGAGGACGTCCAGATGATGCAGGCGACGATCGACGTCGGCGACGTCATCGCCGAGCACGCGGGTCACGACCCGAAAGACTGCTTCGTCTACTCGGGCAACGACGACCCGAACTTCTCCTCGAACCAGCACCAGGGGCTGACCCTCGAGGACGAGGACTTCGTCTGGGAGTGCCAGCAACTACTGCGCCAGGGGACGTTCGACGTCGTGATCTACTACGAGGCGAGCGCCGACCACGAGGCGATCCTCGAGGATATCGAGGAGTTAGGCTACGACGTGACTGGCGTCGAAGGCTAG
- a CDS encoding Lrp/AsnC family transcriptional regulator, which translates to MNTDVDLTERERAVVNAFQGGFPVVESPFEPAANAMREAGVELTASELLETLADLDERGVLSRFGPLVNAQEIGGAATLVAMHAPEDRFDEVVEAVNSHREVAHNYEREHPHLNVWFVVSVADEAEVERVLEEIESETRQETYNLPKLQEFRVEAKFYVDGPLQDGGLDLTHQGPAVEPTDRDSLTPAERDLVLEVQDGFPITETPYADVAEAIEQDLEWTLETLARFDREGKIRRIGVIPNHYALGYTENGMTVWNVPDEVVSEVGPEVAALPFVTHCYERPRHEGVWPYNVFAMTHGRSEVESDRRVEQVRETMAQYWDVADDDWDTLFSTQILKKTGIRLAERADANTEAKTGAETDTDTQTQSEPEPR; encoded by the coding sequence ATGAACACGGACGTCGACCTCACCGAGCGCGAACGGGCGGTCGTCAACGCCTTCCAGGGCGGGTTTCCGGTCGTCGAATCGCCCTTCGAACCGGCGGCGAACGCCATGCGCGAGGCTGGGGTCGAGCTCACCGCGAGCGAACTCCTCGAGACCCTGGCCGACCTCGACGAACGTGGTGTCCTCTCCCGGTTCGGCCCCCTCGTGAACGCCCAGGAGATCGGCGGCGCGGCAACGCTGGTCGCAATGCACGCCCCCGAAGACCGATTCGACGAGGTCGTCGAGGCGGTCAACAGCCATCGAGAGGTGGCGCACAACTACGAGCGCGAGCATCCGCACCTGAACGTCTGGTTCGTCGTCTCGGTTGCCGACGAGGCGGAGGTCGAGCGAGTGCTCGAGGAAATCGAGTCCGAAACCCGTCAGGAGACGTACAACCTACCCAAACTGCAGGAGTTCCGCGTCGAGGCAAAATTCTACGTCGACGGGCCCCTCCAGGACGGCGGCCTCGACCTCACTCACCAGGGCCCCGCCGTCGAGCCGACCGACCGCGACTCGCTCACTCCCGCGGAGCGCGACCTCGTCCTCGAGGTCCAGGACGGATTCCCGATCACCGAGACGCCCTACGCCGACGTGGCCGAGGCCATCGAGCAGGACCTCGAGTGGACGCTCGAGACGCTCGCCCGGTTCGACCGGGAGGGGAAGATCCGTCGGATCGGCGTGATCCCGAACCACTACGCGCTTGGCTACACGGAAAACGGGATGACGGTCTGGAACGTCCCCGACGAGGTGGTTTCCGAGGTCGGTCCCGAGGTGGCCGCCCTGCCGTTCGTCACCCACTGCTACGAGCGCCCGCGCCACGAGGGCGTCTGGCCGTACAACGTCTTCGCGATGACCCACGGCCGGAGCGAGGTCGAGAGCGACCGTCGCGTCGAGCAGGTTCGCGAGACGATGGCTCAGTACTGGGACGTCGCGGACGACGACTGGGACACCCTGTTCTCGACGCAGATCCTGAAGAAGACCGGAATCAGGCTCGCGGAGCGAGCGGACGCGAACACCGAGGCGAAGACGGGAGCAGAGACGGACACGGACACGCAGACGCAATCCGAGCCGGAGCCACGATAA
- a CDS encoding precorrin-2 dehydrogenase/sirohydrochlorin ferrochelatase family protein yields MIPLFHDFTDTTVLVFGGGPVGARKARRFAREAQVYVVSPDFSDADFGDAERIRAAPDPVDVAGWLERHDPALVVAATDDETVNDAVVAAARDRGVLVNRADRAGSRDPGSVVVPATVEDPPVTVAIGTGGTAPALSKYLRQELEDPLAGAGEMATVLAELRAELKVREVEPERRRQVVTDVVNTSSVWTALRTGTTNHRQVIDDVLAEERLGGESR; encoded by the coding sequence ATGATCCCACTGTTTCACGACTTCACGGATACGACCGTGCTCGTCTTCGGCGGCGGTCCCGTCGGCGCCCGGAAGGCCCGGCGGTTCGCCCGCGAGGCGCAGGTGTACGTCGTCAGTCCCGACTTCAGCGACGCGGACTTCGGCGACGCCGAGCGGATTCGAGCGGCTCCCGACCCCGTGGACGTGGCGGGCTGGCTCGAGCGCCACGACCCCGCGCTCGTCGTTGCCGCGACCGACGACGAGACGGTCAACGACGCCGTCGTCGCCGCCGCTCGAGACCGCGGCGTCCTGGTCAACCGAGCCGACAGGGCCGGATCGCGCGACCCGGGGAGCGTCGTCGTGCCCGCGACCGTCGAGGACCCGCCGGTGACCGTCGCGATCGGAACCGGGGGAACCGCACCCGCGCTGAGCAAGTACCTCAGGCAGGAACTCGAGGACCCGCTGGCAGGCGCCGGCGAGATGGCGACGGTGCTCGCGGAACTGCGGGCGGAACTGAAGGTCCGCGAGGTCGAGCCCGAGCGACGTCGGCAGGTCGTCACAGACGTCGTCAATACGTCGTCGGTTTGGACAGCTTTACGTACGGGTACCACCAACCACCGGCAAGTGATCGACGACGTGCTAGCTGAGGAACGACTGGGTGGTGAGTCACGGTGA
- the hemA gene encoding glutamyl-tRNA reductase: protein MIRAGVVSGMRVTHESGGVDDIAAASPESQRLAVHTLVSAPAVEEAYVLSTCNRVEAYVVTADPADGRAALEAFFEGVDADALLASDHESSLRHLLRVAAGLESVVVGEDQIIGQVRAAYEDARTGGGIGELLERAVTKAIRVGERARTETAINEGVVSLGSAATRLAATDLDLEGETALVVGAGEMGQLAARSLAESGVNKVVVANRTVPHAEHLVDDLSVEGAAVPLEALESVAADAGVVVAATGSADPVLEPTHLGAREQVVVDLGQPRDVRPAAGSLETVTLYDLDDLEELTAETREQRLDAARDVEAIVDAEFDHLCAQYKRARADEVIAAMYESAERLKRRELETALSRLEATDEGLTDDQREVLEAMADALVGQLLAPPTKSLREAAAEDDWATINTALQLFDPDFGDDGVGTAGVRTAAVTSETTADHDASIGALDDD, encoded by the coding sequence GTGATCCGCGCGGGCGTGGTCTCCGGGATGCGGGTGACCCACGAGAGCGGCGGCGTCGACGACATCGCCGCAGCCAGCCCCGAGAGCCAGCGACTGGCCGTACACACCCTGGTGTCCGCGCCGGCCGTCGAAGAGGCGTACGTCCTCTCGACGTGTAATCGGGTCGAAGCCTACGTCGTCACCGCCGATCCGGCCGACGGACGGGCAGCCCTCGAGGCGTTCTTCGAGGGCGTCGACGCGGATGCCCTCCTCGCGAGCGACCACGAATCGAGTCTCAGACACCTCCTCCGGGTCGCCGCCGGCCTCGAGTCGGTCGTCGTCGGCGAGGACCAGATCATCGGGCAGGTGCGGGCTGCCTACGAGGACGCCCGTACCGGGGGCGGCATCGGCGAGTTGCTCGAACGGGCCGTCACCAAAGCGATCCGGGTCGGGGAACGTGCACGCACCGAAACGGCGATCAACGAGGGCGTCGTCTCCCTGGGCTCGGCCGCGACCCGACTCGCCGCCACGGACCTCGACCTCGAGGGCGAAACCGCCCTCGTCGTCGGGGCCGGCGAGATGGGGCAACTCGCCGCCCGCAGTCTCGCCGAATCGGGCGTCAATAAGGTCGTCGTCGCCAACCGAACCGTTCCACACGCCGAACACCTGGTCGACGACCTCTCAGTCGAGGGAGCGGCTGTTCCCCTCGAGGCGCTCGAGTCGGTCGCGGCCGACGCGGGAGTCGTCGTCGCGGCGACCGGAAGCGCCGACCCGGTCCTGGAGCCGACCCACCTCGGCGCGCGCGAGCAGGTCGTCGTCGACCTCGGCCAGCCCCGCGACGTCCGCCCTGCCGCCGGTTCTCTCGAGACCGTGACGCTCTACGACCTCGACGACCTCGAGGAACTCACCGCGGAAACCCGCGAGCAGCGCCTCGACGCCGCTCGCGACGTGGAAGCCATCGTCGACGCGGAGTTCGACCACCTCTGTGCGCAGTACAAGCGCGCCCGCGCCGACGAAGTGATCGCGGCGATGTACGAGTCCGCCGAGCGACTGAAACGACGCGAACTCGAGACGGCACTCTCGCGACTCGAGGCGACGGACGAGGGCCTCACCGACGACCAGCGCGAGGTCCTCGAGGCGATGGCCGACGCGCTGGTCGGTCAGTTGCTCGCACCGCCGACGAAGAGCCTGCGGGAGGCCGCCGCCGAGGACGACTGGGCGACGATCAACACGGCCCTGCAGTTGTTCGATCCGGACTTCGGCGACGACGGGGTCGGTACGGCCGGTGTGAGAACGGCGGCGGTCACGAGTGAGACGACCGCCGACCACGACGCCTCGATCGGCGCACTCGACGACGATTGA
- a CDS encoding 4a-hydroxytetrahydrobiopterin dehydratase codes for MADVLSDDEISDRLPAAWDREGDEIVRVYEFDDYLRGVNFAQMVGEIAESQFHHPEITIRYDEVEIRLTTHDAGGITEDDLEMAELIESEHGA; via the coding sequence ATGGCTGACGTACTCTCCGACGACGAGATCTCGGACCGACTCCCGGCAGCGTGGGACCGCGAGGGCGACGAAATCGTTCGCGTCTACGAGTTCGACGACTACCTGCGCGGCGTGAACTTCGCCCAGATGGTCGGCGAAATCGCCGAATCACAGTTCCACCACCCCGAGATAACGATCCGCTACGACGAAGTCGAAATTCGACTCACGACCCACGACGCGGGTGGGATCACGGAAGACGACCTCGAGATGGCGGAGTTGATCGAGTCCGAACACGGGGCCTGA